Proteins encoded together in one Miscanthus floridulus cultivar M001 chromosome 16, ASM1932011v1, whole genome shotgun sequence window:
- the LOC136514410 gene encoding uncharacterized protein isoform X1: MDVFNGVRFVRLRCCARRGKYLAADADGSSVCLTGQHGVHNAVWAVNHAAGPDGGPCVLLRGAYGRYLLATSVQAGTGPSHGVVTAQDGLGGAPPLPGMLWQAIPRWTTFVIRSSTGRYLRANGRYLRWRRAVTSAGDNGSTMMQWDIENVPIRMTRPCILDPTYQLRTYGSLPVLLNRKMIVCAMRCDEQLTHARRQPLTDSEVARQIRYVRGETDGSVNEGAWRSMQLNTHNLMQLRLTLVDLPIGNDRIDIVILNHGTPADNDLRYPDLHAPRVLDSSNVSDK; encoded by the exons ATGGACGTGTTCAACGGGGTGCGGTTCGTGCGGCTGCGGTGCTGCGCGCGGCGCGGCAAGTACCTGGCGGCCGACGCCGACGGGTCGAGCGTGTGCCTGACGGGGCAGCACGGCGTGCACAACGCCGTGTGGGCGGTGAACCACGCGGCGGGGCCCGACGGCGGGCCCTGCGTGCTCCTCCGCGGCGCCTACGGCCGGTACCTGCTGGCCACCAGCGTGCAGGCCGGCACGGGGCCCTCCCACGGCGTGGTCACCGCGCAGGACGGGCTCGGCGGCGCCCCTCCGCTGCCTGGGATGCTGTGGCAGGCCATCCCGCGGTGGACCACCTTCGTCATCCGCAGCAGCACGGGAAGGTACCTCCGCGCCAACGGCCGGTACCTCCGGTGGCGCAGGGCCGTCACCTCCGCCGGAGAcaatggcagcaccatgatgcaGTGGGACATCGAGAACGTGCCCATTCGGATGACCCGCCCCTGCATTCTTGATCCCACCTACCAGTTACGTACGTACGGATCGCTTCCTGTCCTTCTCAATCGGAAGATGATCGTGTGTGCAATGCGATGCGATGAACAGCTGACGCATGCACGGCGGCAGCCGCTGACGGACAGCGAGGTGGCGCGGCAGATCCGGTACGTGCGCGGCGAGACGGACGGGAGCGTGAACGAGGGAGCGTGGAGGTCGATGCAGCTCAACACCCACAACCTGATGCAGCTGCGGCTCACCCTCGTCGACCTGCCCATCGGCAACGACCGTATCGACATCGTCATCCTCAACCACGGCACACCAG CGGACAATGATTTGCGGTACCCAGATTTGCATGCTCCAAGAGTTTTAGATAGCAGCAACGTCTCTGACAAATGA
- the LOC136514410 gene encoding uncharacterized protein isoform X2 yields the protein MDVFNGVRFVRLRCCARRGKYLAADADGSSVCLTGQHGVHNAVWAVNHAAGPDGGPCVLLRGAYGRYLLATSVQAGTGPSHGVVTAQDGLGGAPPLPGMLWQAIPRWTTFVIRSSTGRYLRANGRYLRWRRAVTSAGDNGSTMMQWDIENVPIRMTRPCILDPTYQLPDACTAAAADGQRGGAADPVRARRDGRERERGSVEVDAAQHPQPDAAAAHPRRPAHRQRPYRHRHPQPRHTSHSEAVPNADVTIHCSPMISADNDLRYPDLHAPRVLDSSNVSDK from the exons ATGGACGTGTTCAACGGGGTGCGGTTCGTGCGGCTGCGGTGCTGCGCGCGGCGCGGCAAGTACCTGGCGGCCGACGCCGACGGGTCGAGCGTGTGCCTGACGGGGCAGCACGGCGTGCACAACGCCGTGTGGGCGGTGAACCACGCGGCGGGGCCCGACGGCGGGCCCTGCGTGCTCCTCCGCGGCGCCTACGGCCGGTACCTGCTGGCCACCAGCGTGCAGGCCGGCACGGGGCCCTCCCACGGCGTGGTCACCGCGCAGGACGGGCTCGGCGGCGCCCCTCCGCTGCCTGGGATGCTGTGGCAGGCCATCCCGCGGTGGACCACCTTCGTCATCCGCAGCAGCACGGGAAGGTACCTCCGCGCCAACGGCCGGTACCTCCGGTGGCGCAGGGCCGTCACCTCCGCCGGAGAcaatggcagcaccatgatgcaGTGGGACATCGAGAACGTGCCCATTCGGATGACCCGCCCCTGCATTCTTGATCCCACCTACCAGTTAC CTGACGCATGCACGGCGGCAGCCGCTGACGGACAGCGAGGTGGCGCGGCAGATCCGGTACGTGCGCGGCGAGACGGACGGGAGCGTGAACGAGGGAGCGTGGAGGTCGATGCAGCTCAACACCCACAACCTGATGCAGCTGCGGCTCACCCTCGTCGACCTGCCCATCGGCAACGACCGTATCGACATCGTCATCCTCAACCACGGCACACCAG TCATTCAGAAGCGGTACCAAATGCTGATGTTACTATTCACTGTTCCCCAATGATTTCAGCGGACAATGATTTGCGGTACCCAGATTTGCATGCTCCAAGAGTTTTAGATAGCAGCAACGTCTCTGACAAATGA
- the LOC136514410 gene encoding uncharacterized protein isoform X4: MDVFNGVRFVRLRCCARRGKYLAADADGSSVCLTGQHGVHNAVWAVNHAAGPDGGPCVLLRGAYGRYLLATSVQAGTGPSHGVVTAQDGLGGAPPLPGMLWQAIPRWTTFVIRSSTGRYLRANGRYLRWRRAVTSAGDNGSTMMQWDIENVPIRMTRPCILDPTYQLPDACTAAAADGQRGGAADPVRARRDGRERERGSVEVDAAQHPQPDAAAAHPRRPAHRQRPYRHRHPQPRHTSGQ, encoded by the exons ATGGACGTGTTCAACGGGGTGCGGTTCGTGCGGCTGCGGTGCTGCGCGCGGCGCGGCAAGTACCTGGCGGCCGACGCCGACGGGTCGAGCGTGTGCCTGACGGGGCAGCACGGCGTGCACAACGCCGTGTGGGCGGTGAACCACGCGGCGGGGCCCGACGGCGGGCCCTGCGTGCTCCTCCGCGGCGCCTACGGCCGGTACCTGCTGGCCACCAGCGTGCAGGCCGGCACGGGGCCCTCCCACGGCGTGGTCACCGCGCAGGACGGGCTCGGCGGCGCCCCTCCGCTGCCTGGGATGCTGTGGCAGGCCATCCCGCGGTGGACCACCTTCGTCATCCGCAGCAGCACGGGAAGGTACCTCCGCGCCAACGGCCGGTACCTCCGGTGGCGCAGGGCCGTCACCTCCGCCGGAGAcaatggcagcaccatgatgcaGTGGGACATCGAGAACGTGCCCATTCGGATGACCCGCCCCTGCATTCTTGATCCCACCTACCAGTTAC CTGACGCATGCACGGCGGCAGCCGCTGACGGACAGCGAGGTGGCGCGGCAGATCCGGTACGTGCGCGGCGAGACGGACGGGAGCGTGAACGAGGGAGCGTGGAGGTCGATGCAGCTCAACACCCACAACCTGATGCAGCTGCGGCTCACCCTCGTCGACCTGCCCATCGGCAACGACCGTATCGACATCGTCATCCTCAACCACGGCACACCAG CGGACAATGA
- the LOC136514410 gene encoding uncharacterized protein isoform X3 — MDVFNGVRFVRLRCCARRGKYLAADADGSSVCLTGQHGVHNAVWAVNHAAGPDGGPCVLLRGAYGRYLLATSVQAGTGPSHGVVTAQDGLGGAPPLPGMLWQAIPRWTTFVIRSSTGRYLRANGRYLRWRRAVTSAGDNGSTMMQWDIENVPIRMTRPCILDPTYQLPADGQRGGAADPVRARRDGRERERGSVEVDAAQHPQPDAAAAHPRRPAHRQRPYRHRHPQPRHTSHSEAVPNADVTIHCSPMISADNDLRYPDLHAPRVLDSSNVSDK, encoded by the exons ATGGACGTGTTCAACGGGGTGCGGTTCGTGCGGCTGCGGTGCTGCGCGCGGCGCGGCAAGTACCTGGCGGCCGACGCCGACGGGTCGAGCGTGTGCCTGACGGGGCAGCACGGCGTGCACAACGCCGTGTGGGCGGTGAACCACGCGGCGGGGCCCGACGGCGGGCCCTGCGTGCTCCTCCGCGGCGCCTACGGCCGGTACCTGCTGGCCACCAGCGTGCAGGCCGGCACGGGGCCCTCCCACGGCGTGGTCACCGCGCAGGACGGGCTCGGCGGCGCCCCTCCGCTGCCTGGGATGCTGTGGCAGGCCATCCCGCGGTGGACCACCTTCGTCATCCGCAGCAGCACGGGAAGGTACCTCCGCGCCAACGGCCGGTACCTCCGGTGGCGCAGGGCCGTCACCTCCGCCGGAGAcaatggcagcaccatgatgcaGTGGGACATCGAGAACGTGCCCATTCGGATGACCCGCCCCTGCATTCTTGATCCCACCTACCAGTTAC CCGCTGACGGACAGCGAGGTGGCGCGGCAGATCCGGTACGTGCGCGGCGAGACGGACGGGAGCGTGAACGAGGGAGCGTGGAGGTCGATGCAGCTCAACACCCACAACCTGATGCAGCTGCGGCTCACCCTCGTCGACCTGCCCATCGGCAACGACCGTATCGACATCGTCATCCTCAACCACGGCACACCAG TCATTCAGAAGCGGTACCAAATGCTGATGTTACTATTCACTGTTCCCCAATGATTTCAGCGGACAATGATTTGCGGTACCCAGATTTGCATGCTCCAAGAGTTTTAGATAGCAGCAACGTCTCTGACAAATGA
- the LOC136513327 gene encoding uncharacterized protein, whose protein sequence is MAMELPLILGDGPDAALFSSLWYSFPDDLQQPPQESVAELKQTLLATTLELEAAREELKRKEQSIAKLAELVREVAKERDDARDQLQSLRLLAAQAAAPAPPLVTSSFTDSDCSLVSSPVDPFFDPVTSADRRGKLSPATPPAASSAVAPKRQCQPGGGGGGVGSAADAVLDMLASKRPLPHKGRLLAAVMEAGPLLQNLLVAGQLPRWRNPPTVRAPDTLPLGAARAGYVGAPVAAAGSDAVTLASSACMKRPMSMLPLTPMPPAASCSPGFIAKRQRLH, encoded by the exons ATGGCCATGGAACTTCCTCTCATCCTCGGCGACGGCCCGGACGCCGCCCTCTTCTCCTCCCTCTGGTACTCCTTCCCCGACGATCTGCAGCAGCCCCCGCAAGAG AGCGTGGCGGAGCTGAAGCAGACGCTGCTGGCGACGACGCTGGAGCTGGAGGCGGCGAGGGAGGAGCTGAAGCGCAAGGAGCAGAGCATCGCCAAGCTGGCCGAGCTGGTCCGCGAGGTGGCCAAGGAGCGCGACGACGCGCGGGACCAGCTGCAGAGCCTCCGTCTCCTGGCCGCCCAGGCGGCGGCACCAGCGCCGCCGCTCGTCACTTCCAGCTTCACCGACTCCGACTGCAGCCTCGTCTCGTCCCCCGTCGACCCCTTCTTCGACCCCGTCACCTCCGCCGACAGGCGCGGCAAGCTCAGCCCCGCCACTCCCCCGGCGGCGTCATCGGCGGTGGCGCCCAAACGGCAGTGCCAgcccggaggcggcggcggcggcgtcgggtcGGCGGCCGACGCGGTGCTCGACATGCTCGCCAGCAAGAGGCCCCTGCCGCACAAGGGCCGCCTGCTGGCCGCCGTCATGGAGGCGGGGCCTCTGCTTCAGAACCTGCTCGTCGCCGGGCAACTCCCGCGGTGGCGCAACCCGCCCACGGTGCGCGCCCCAGACACGCTCCCTCTCGGCGCCGCCCGCGCCGGGTACGTCGGCGCCCCCGTGGCCGCCGCCGGCTCCGACGCCGTCACGCTGGCCTCCAGCGCCTGCATGAAGCGGCCGATGTCCATGCTCCCGCTGACGCCCATGCCGCCCGCCGCCAGCTGCTCGCCGGGCTTCATCGCCAAGCGGCAGAGGCTGCACTGA
- the LOC136511917 gene encoding uncharacterized protein encodes MASSKISLKLLIDNKAKKVLFAEAGKEFVDFVFSLLTLPIGAVAKLVSAGTMHGSVGRLYESVDRMGASYLQPGTDRSDLLQPKVLHPDARELLLLRGSRGGDGDGESPLGRFRLYTCAGYCATAAAEANATCPQCKLPMATEVAFVLPYDSAASSSAAGDDEGGRGGYVKGVVTYMVTDGLEVTPMSAISSITLINKFTAGKDVELAEKFVTVGTDEGLALLKAVLRSDTVLSDVFLTRKK; translated from the exons ATGGCCTCCTCCAAGATCTCTCTCAAGCTCCTGATCGACAACAAGGCGAAGAAGGTGCTGTTCGCGGAGGCGGGCAAGGAGTTCGTGGACTTCGTGTTCAGCCTGCTCACCCTCCCCATCGGCGCCGTCGCCAAGCTCGTCTCCGCGGGCACCATGCACGGCAGCGTGGGTCGGCTGTACGAGAGCGTGGACCGGATGGGCGCGTCGTACCTGCAGCCCGGGACGGACCGCTCCGACCTGCTGCAGCCCAAGGTGCTGCACCCGGACGCCCGCGAGCTGCTCCTGCTGCGCGGtagccgcggcggcgacggcgacggcgagtccCCGCTCGGCAGGTTCCGGCTCTACACCTGCGCCGGGTactgcgccaccgccgccgccgaggccaaCGCCACGTGCCCGCAGTGCAAGCTGCCTATGGCCACCGAGGTCGCCTTCGTCCTGCCGTACGACTCTGCTGCTTCCTCGTCGGCGGCGGGCGACGACGAGGGGGGAAGAGGAGGGTACGTCAAGGGGGTTGTGACGTACATGGTCACCGACGGGCTCGAGGTCACGCCCATGTCGGCGATATCTAGTATCACGCTTATCAACAAGTTCACCGCCGGCAAGGACGTCGAGCTCGCTGAGAAGTTTGTCACCGTCGGCACCGACGAG GGGCTGGCTCTTCTCAAGGCCGTGCTGCGTTCGGACACGGTGCTCTCGGATGTCTTCCTGACGAGGAAGAAGTGA